The Hyla sarda isolate aHylSar1 chromosome 2, aHylSar1.hap1, whole genome shotgun sequence genome includes the window TATAGTATGTGCAACATAATCTCATCTCATTACATTTACAAACATTTCAGGTCCTCTTGTCAGAATTGAGCATTGGCGTGATTGAGGTTGATGGAATTCCGAAATTTGAACTCCAGAGTCTAATAACTCCAGTGGACCTTCAAGGCAGAGTTACTTCACAATCCTGTACAATTACTAGAATATCCCCAGAGGAAGTGGAGATATTactgatacagcagctgatccaaGAGCTCTGTTTAGAAATAGAGGAGCAAGGTTCATTGACTGAAGAGGTGAGTATAGAACAAAAATGACCGCACTTAAGCTTTCAGCATGAAGGAAAGTGACTGGCACATAAATGTGTATTTTTCTGCAGAATGAGGACAAAGTCGGCAAAATAAAAAACTTCTTGTCCCAAAATGAAGATCTCGGATTTGTTCTCCAAGGAGACCTTAAAAGGCTTGACAACTTGAGAAAGAATCATGTTCCACCCAATGCAGAAGGTTAGTTTTTGTTGGGCAGTCTGGGACCAAGAAGAACGAATTctttaggatgcattcacacgtgcatattttctgctgcagatttgctgttgccgattttgctacccattgtagtcaatgggcagcaaaaataTACAccagtgaacgtacccttatattgTTTCTTTAgggtacaggatcctgcacagatttgatgcgcaggatttgtaactgcagattagaagctgtgctgtcatttagtttacattgaaatctgcagcagaaaatcctatgcatcaaatctgcgtacatgtgaacataccctaagggtacgttcacacgggcggatttttgcAGTGTATTTAGCTGCAGATCCGCTgatgaaggccccgctctatgctggctttatatgtgcctgctggtagaggcaatacgccgctacgagaagacacagtgcagcgatgtgcgcagcgtactcgcacatcacggccgctctccctgctctgagctaggcagagagctcccgcgatgtgcgagtatactgcgactcgcacattgcagtgtgcctgctggtagcggcgtattgctgtagagcgggccttcaccaatGGATTTTCGCAGCATATTTATGAAGgtcccgctctatgctggctttacatgtgcctgctctggGCTAGGCAGAGAGCGCctacgatgtgcgagtatactgcgactagcacatcgcagtgtgtctgctcgtagcgggtattgccgctacgagcaggcacatgtaaagccagcagagagcgggccttcaccagcggatttgcagcgtaaaatacgctgcaaatagggtacgttcacacgtgtgtattttgaTTCATATTTAGTTGTagatctgctgctgattttcaatgggtagcaagatctgctgcagaaaaatacggcacatgttaACATACCCTTAAAATGAATTAGGTTCAGTATTCTGTGCTGTTTAACTTTTTAATGTATCTTTATAGTAGTAGGTACCTGCTCTAGGTCACATGCATAGATTGAAGGCGTTACGCAGTATaacaaaacctatcccctatccgcaggttgAACCCACCACACGGCGCCTCCAATGTtcgggtatctccagctctcccatagagatgcatggagggggcatgtcggccacagctttgtgcCATGGTTGACACACTGCATTCATCCGGGGAGCCAGGCGGAAGGTCGCgcggggtcccagaggtcggacaccccgcgatcagtttatcccctatccttcagataaacTTGACTACTCCTTTGATTTTGGTTCTACTGCTGTTTGAGTCACCAAATCAGATAGCTGAAATAGTAAGACTTCAGGTTCTGACTGTTACCTGTACCATacattacagcaaaggccattaaATAGGTTTTTTTTAATACCTATTTGATGGCAATTACCTTACCTTCTGTCTCAATAGcacttaataaaaatatttttataaataaaatgttcttattaagtatattagaaaggttaaagggatactccacccctagatatcctatcccctatccaaaggataggggataagatgtcagatcgccggggtcccgccgctggggacccccgcaatatagcaagcagcacccacctgtaactgcttccggaagtgctggaggctctcaggctaattcctcccgaccacggggacggaagatcatgacgtcacgactccaccccctcaatgcaagtctatgggagggggcgtgacggccgtcacgcccccctcccatagacttgcattgaggggacggggcgtgatgtcatacgggggcggagtcgtgacgtcacgatcttccgtccccgtggtcgggaggaattagcctgagagcctccagtgcttccggaagcagttacaggtgggtgctgcttgctatattgtgggggtccccagcggcgggaccccggcgatctgacatcttatcccctatcctttggataggggataagatatcgaggggcggagtacccctttaatgttttgccaagatgtacaacatataaaaggtttctgaatctgacagtgcccatatgcacagcaacagattaaaggggttatccagggttagAAAAGCAGAACCATCCATTCCTGTCCCTAGGTTGTATGTTTAATTTCAGCTTAGTCTCAGTGCCTGagaaattagctctatttttctattccaCGATAATTATTTTAAGTAAGATAATTGGTAAAAGCTTTTCTTATTGGTCCAATAAACCAGTAAAATGATAATACAGAAAATATtcaagtaaaaatatatatatttttttttgctcctttcttTAGGCTGGATTCCCCCACAAGGTTTTGCAGCGTTTCTCGTTGTGCTTTCTTTAGCATTTTCACTTGCATATTTATTTGGTCAAAcacattaaagggaatgtgtcaacgGAAAGATACCTATCGCTaatatcaagtttttatgttagacATATTtgttttaagaatttttggtaaAGTTTTTTAACATGTTCCGATTTTAAaacaatcctgaaatcttgctgtTTTCACTCTGGCCACTGGGCTTAATATTAAGCAGAAACTTTTTGTTCTGTCAGTggtgataaggaggaggctgctcgaaagtgatctgtacggcattacagtgaaaggtgacatcaGAAAAGACAATAGATGACACTCACAGCTCAGTCTCCCCCTTCCTGCGGTCACAAAGCATGCCTAGAAACATGCctagggggatacagtcctaggagactctttcctaggactgtatccaccttttccagcccaccggagcaccagaaagctgaactaatttatgcaggaaaagtcagcaaccgccgagccgagaagttcgtgacgaatcgaatttactgtaagttcgctcatctctagttggcacccctgaaatttttcaacaaaattaagtatttctcacagaaaaggatggcagtaacacattttgctatacacgtttattccctttgtgtgtattggaactaaaccaaaaaagtgaggggaaaaagcaaattggacataaagtcacaccaaactccaaaaatggtttggacaaaattattggcaccctttcaaatttgtggaaaaataaaagtgtttcaagcatgtgatgctcctttaaacttgcctgtggcaagtaacaggtgtgggcaatataaaaatcacacctgaaagcagataaaaaggagagaagttcacttagtctttgcattgtgtgtgccacactaagcatgaacaacagaaagaggagaagagagctgtcttaggacttgagaatcaaaattggtgaaaaatatcaacaatctcaaggttacaagtccatatgcctttgtccacagtgcgcaacattatcaagaagtttgcaacccatggcactgaagctaatctccctgggcgtggacgagaAAGAGAAAAATttctgaaaggtgtcaatgcaggatagtccggtggatggtggataagcagccccaaacaagttccaaagatattcaagctgtcctgcaggctcaagaagcatcagtgtcagctctaactatccgtcgacattaaaatgaaattaaacgctatggcaggagatccaggtggaccccactgctgacacagagacataaaaaagcaagactacattttgccaaaatgaacttgagtaagccaaaatcctactgggaaaatgtcttgtggacagatgagaccaagatagacctttttggtaaagcacatcattctactatttaccgaaaatggaatgaggcatacaaagaaaataacacagtacttagagtgaaatatggtggaggttcaattatttttggggttgtcttgctgcctctggcactgggtgccttgaatgtgtgctagGCATCAtggaatctgaggattaccaacggattttgggtagcactgtacagcccagtgtcagaaagctgggtttgcgtccgagatcttgggtcttccatcaGGAcaattagggagatttatcaaaacctttgcagaggaaaagttgcccagttgcccatagcaaccagattgtttcttacattttgcagaggccttgtcaaaaatataagaagggatctgattggttgctacgggtaactcagcaacttttcctctgcacaggttttgataaatctcccccaatgaccccaaacatatgtcaaaatgcacccagaaatggatggcaaaaagcgctggagagttctgaagtggccagcactgagtccagatctaaatcccattgaacacctgtggagagatcttaaaattgctgttgggaaaaggcgccctttcaataagagagacctggagcagtttgcaaaggaagagtggtccaatattccggctgagaggtgtaagaagcttattgatggtaataggaagcaactgatttcagtaattttttccaaaaagtgtgcaaccaaatataaagttaagggtgccaataattttgtccagcccatttttggagattggtgtgacattatgtccaatttgcttttttcctcccatttttggtttagttccaatacacacaaagggactaaacatgtgtatagcaaaacatgtgttactgcaatccttttctgtgagaaatacttaattttgttgaaaaatttcaggggtgctaatgttcatggccatgactgtattatatgCATTATATTGGTGTATTAATAAAGAATTTGTTTAAACTCAGTAGATCATGGTGTTCAGGCTGCAGCATAATGTTCCTAACGATGTTTGGATAATTTTTTCAACAATCTTCATAATATCTTCATGTATGCAAAGTATTCAGACACATAAGTGCCAATATTCACTGTGCAAGATGTAAAAACAGCATACCTCAATCAGATGGAGAGATACACGAGTACAAACCTGTCGTGGTACGTTTCAGGGGCAcacccccttagtcatgcgcacAGGCTTGAAAAACAAGTGGGTTTAAGAATGGTAGCGACTGGACTCAGGTGAGTAGTTAACTCTTTACACACTGCGCATATCACATTTCTTCTTTATCCATCCAGTACCCGCTATCATACTGAAGTCCACTATTACAAATAGACCTTGAAATTGCAGTTTTCGTTCAGCCCTTTCGGTTCCAAAGATTCTAGTCCTACAATCCAAAAGGTTTCCCTTTTCAGCAAATTCTTTCTATTAACATCCACATTACTGTTCACTGTCACCTACTCGATCACTTGccatcttaaaagggtactctgttgctaagacatcttatcccctatccaaaggataggggataagatgcctgatcgcggaggtcccgtggctggggacccccgtgatcttacacGCAGCACactgttaccatcagcccctggagcatgttcactccgggtctgatgactgccgatcacgggggcaaagtattgtgacgtcacaatactcctgccccgtgatcggcagtcatcaaacccggagcgaacatgctcctggggctgatggtaacgttgtgctgcatgaaagatcacggggtccccagcgaggataagatgtcttagcgtcggagtacccctttaaatcagaagCTACATGTCCGTGTTCTTTGAAATGTCCGGCCACTGTTGTCTCCCCGTATTGCTGTACCGCACATGCCACAGATTCTCTGTGTGTATAGCATCTTATTGCAGACTTGTGTTCGCCAACTCTAGTTTTAATCATCCGTGCGGTCTGCCCTACATAGAAAAACCTGCATGGACATTTTAAAACATATATCACGTTAGTACTGTTGCATGTGTGATAACCTTTAACCGGGATAGTGGCTCTTAGTGGGGTGTAAAATATCACCACCTTTTATAATGCCATTGCACTGTATACAAGAAAGACATGAAAA containing:
- the C2HXorf38 gene encoding uncharacterized protein CXorf38 homolog isoform X2, whose protein sequence is MIQYPFQPSCPVCAQWKELILAHHNYKNGDIHWGNSNPSLWPTHYWEVAKVYMPRGQAQVRGPEKCDVAALLNLMNTCDYFSGSNLSRVRELIKCRNELMHSADMKVSSSWLKHFEQKLYDLVSEFKHVPGLLSGGEEMQKVLLSELSIGVIEVDGIPKFELQSLITPVDLQGRVTSQSCTITRISPEEVEILLIQQLIQELCLEIEEQGSLTEENEDKVGKIKNFLSQNEDLGFVLQGDLKRLDNLRKNHVPPNAEGWIPPQGFAAFLVVLSLAFSLAYLFGQTH